In Xylocopa sonorina isolate GNS202 chromosome 4, iyXylSono1_principal, whole genome shotgun sequence, the sequence GACGTGCAGCGTCGCGTCATTACTCTTCGTTAGAACGACGCTCGGCTTTAGTTCCAACCACTTTACCGATACCGTTCTGTCGTCGCGCGTGACCGGCAAATTTCAACCGTCGAACGTAGTGAAATATGGTCGCAGCTTTCGAGGAAGGGTGAAGGAGGTTGGAAAGAGGGTGGAAGATCGCGAGGTAGCTTAGACTCGCCGCGTGAAATCAAACTTCTTCCTTGTTGCTATACTATTGTTAGTGGTTTGTTGTGTCAGTTGTGACAGCGCTCGCGTGTCTGATTCTTCTTCGAGTCGCGAGAGGAAAGACGGGGAACTTGCGGGAATTTAAAGGACACGCGTTTAGGGAACGCTTCGCGTCGTATTTCAGGGTTCGAGGAATGGAGTAAAGGAAGCATTCGATTGAAATTTGGTGCACGCGTAGATGACGGGTGGGAAAGTGTTGGAGCTAACGCGTAAGGACGAAAGTATCAATACAAACGATCCTATCTAGCGATTAATGAACTTATTGTTGTatagaagaaaatatatatatatatatacatatacgataTTTATCGATTATGTTATGCGTGTAAATTGTTTATTAAATTATAGATTTTATTAACACGAACAATGGAAGAGAGTGTGCGTGTACGTGGTGCCGTGTGCGTGGATAAGAGCGTGAAAGGAGGACAGAAAGGATGGCCTGCGCTGTTTTGTTTGAACATAACGAGTCGACTCGAAGTAACGTCGATGTATATTTAATCGTAAAATTGACACGTCCCCGCGAAACGCGGGGGAGCAAGTTCTGTAAGTGATCGCCCGCGGGAAAACGCTCGGAGGACACTGTCGAAGTAGTAAATGACACGTAGCCATGCGCAGATCGATGCTTATACGTATACACAGGGTGTGTGAGTGCAGCCGGGAGAAAAACAAGTCGAGTTCAACCGGTGTTTTAACCCTTTGATGTCCGATACCGCGTTCAGTCGAGCCTTCGTCACttgttgcttcttaaatgccCCTTTATTTCGACGTTTCTGCGATACACCGTTGCTTACCTTTCGTTCCTTTTATACTTTCGTACGTCTCGACATTCCGTTGTTGCGCAACCTCGTTGACGTTTCTGTGATACTTTCGATCAGATGTCTCGCTGTATACCTCTGTGTACCAAGCTTCGTCACTCGCAATAAAGTTTTCTTGTACGAACGAGAAAAGAATCCTGCCGCGGATCCTCGAGggccgcaaagggttaattgtaCTGGCTAGCATCGCGTGGGATATCGAGGATATGTACACGAAGCCGTCTTCGCCAGCCTCTGTCGCCTCTTTAGAAATTCTCCGGAGGCTTCTTCCAGTTTCCTGTCGTCGGTGAACGACGAGAACGCGCGGATAAACCCGCGCCAGACAACAGAGCTTCCCTTCAATGCGATAATGGCGTAATTGTCACCgagatgttctatattttcgtaTTGTTCTGCTCGATGTATCCTGCTTCCCAACGAGCGTCTGGTCCAGACTGgtgtcctcttcttcttcttgcttGCGCGCAACGAATCACCGTTTCTCCTCTGAACTACGCGGACCGTTCTCGACGTGGCGGTACGATTCGAAACGGGACAAATTTAGATGGACACACACGACAAAACTATAGAATAACGCTTCCCTTTGTTTCATTTGGAACCTCGTTTTCCAAGAAAATGGAATTTGAATGTCGAACAAGTGCGCTTGCTAATCAATTGGCAAATGGATGTAGTACAAACGAAAATCGAGATTAAGAGTGCCATTTTCTGTCACTCGAATGATGCGAATGAGTTGTCGTTCAAgattaaatttatttatttaatacaaTCTATTGATTTTCTGCAGAATTGAAGCGTCGTACGGAAAAATGTTACTCCACTCTTTCGACGTCTTTTTTTAAGCAGAATGCGTACTATATTTATTTGCTGGGTAGCCAAGCGTAGTTAGCGAACTTTTCGATCGAATCTCCTGAGAAACGAGGTCTCGAATGGGAGAATGTTTCGGTTGTACCACCAAATCGAGAACACCCCGTACATTCTGGTACGATGCACGGCACGAACCTTGAAAATTTCTAATGGCTTTAGTACCTGAGAGAATTCTATTTTAGAAAAATGTACAAATCGAGTAACATTTCGTACGTTCTCCCGGTCGTTAGGTAGTCGCAACCGTTGATTGATTCGAAATGGCACCAGTCCAGACCGCAAGCCGCTCGGTTGGTTCGTAGAACGCAGAACTAGCGTGTGCGCGTTTAAATCCAGCACACTGAACATCTGTAATCTAGGTCGCTAATTGTTCTCGGTAATTCGATCTCCTTTATTACGTGTTCGTTTCGAAAGATCGGCCCTTGAAACGTTTCTTGGAGAACGGCAAAGCTCTCGTAGAACCTCGATGAATGGATTCGCGAAGAAGCGATAAAACGTGGTGCGCCATCGTGACGAGGGTTCTACGACTGAAATTAATTTAACGATCGTTCGATGCGCGGTTCGAAAGATAATTGCCGCTAATTTGCCAGCTATTCAACTGCACTCACGGAACGATCGACTCGTTATCGAATCGACGCAACTGCGTGTAGTCGCGATTAAAGCGAAACGATGAATGGGAGAGCGGAAATGTGAGAGTGATGATTAAGCGAAGCAGAAAGGGGATCGTTTGAACCGTATCTGAAAGACGGGACGAGGAACGCCCGATTGTTGAAGGTTTACGAAGCGCTCAGCGCGAGCCAAGGACCGCCATTTTCTCCAGAAACCGTGCCCCTCGAACATCGTGGAACCCAATCGTTCGATGAATGACGGTTAATAAAAAAGAGATGGAAGGATGAAAGAGAATACATCGAATTTGAGTGAATCGAAAGAGACAGACGAGAGGGCAAAGTGAGAGCTCTTTCTTTCGTGATTCGTGACTCTTGGAGTAAACGAAAGTGGTGTACTTTAATGACTGTCACGATGGTTGCGAGATCGAGGAACGCCGGCAAGTTTCGCCTTTGTTCACGATTCGATTTTACACTGTTCTCTCTACGAACTACCTTTAAGAAGTTCGTCTACGATTTTCGTATCAGATTCCCTGTTAATTCTTGCACGAGTTCGACTCGTGACTCGCTCGCTAACGAGTGGGCTCGTTAACCTCGTTATCGCGTAGTCCGCGTCCCCGCTGACTTAACGGGGCTCCGTTCTTGTTACAGTTCAATTACCATAGTCAAAGTGAATATTCTCTTATCACTTTCTACGATTGCCACGCTTAAAGTATCGCGAGGAACCGCGGATACGCTCTtttcctatttgcacgtcaatTTTCGTCTTCGTTCGAAAGTTTCGCGGACTCTCTCGCTTCAACTTTGACTCAGCACTTTATCCTAGTCTTTTCTTCTTACATCTCCGAATTTAACGATTTCACGGAACTCTTCGATAAATAAGAACGTCAAGTCGTTTGGCATTTAATAGatcttgataaaaaaaaaaaaaaagagaaaaggaagTTTCTAAATGAATTAGATTAGAGTAACCGAGAATAGCGTATTCGAGTATTTTCGGATCCATACAATTTTTTACGACTGTCCATATCAGATTCCTTTGTCAATTGTTTACAAAAGTAACTGGACACCGTTGTTGGGCAAATTCAAGATGAAAAACGTCGACGCAGAGTCGCTTTCAATGATGTCGGAGTACAGGCTCTCAGGGAACCAATAGTAACGCGTCTGAATCAAAAGTAATGCCCGAACCAAATCGAACGCATATCAAAGTGAAACTATTCTGGATCAGATCGTCCATTCCACGCGGGAAATTTCAAAGTCGATGGGACAATAAGACGAATCGGCGAACCTCTCACGGTTTGTCGACGCAGCGCTGATTttctcgttaaaaaaaaaaagaaaaaagaaagatgcGTGTATCTGCGCGTCTGAGAGAGCCATCAGAATATCGTTCGCGCAGCAAAGAAATTGTTTCTGACGCAAAGCCTCCAAGTATCGAACGAAAAAAGAAAGGGCCACGCGACGCGTGCAGCCATCGACTAATATCAAAGCACCGTTCCATATCTGAATCGCGCGAGACCTGAAGGGAGCCAATATTGCGCGATTTTTCCCGTTCGAAATGAAAGCCCCTTCTCTTTTCTACTTTTTCATTCTTTCGTCGCTCGTTTCCTATCGCTCTCCGCGTTTCCTGCCGCGGAAACTTGGCCGAATCAGCACGATCGAACAGTAGCAATCGCCGTTGCACGACGCTTACGTAGGGAATGCCACGATAATCCTCGACTTTGCTACGAACTTTTTGCGGTGTCGCAACCCAGAGATCATTCGCGAGCTGTAAAAAGTAAAAAGGAACGATAGATCGACGTGGATCTCGCATATTCACGCGGCTAAAGTTGAGCGGGCAGTCTTAACGATATATAGCCGCGATTACACAGAGCATTTAAGCAACGATCCAGGCGGAAGTGTCATTGTTCCGGTGTCATCGATCGACGACGAAAGTACCGTTCGACTGGATACGAGGCGACTCGCGATCGCGGTTCGATCGGTGAAAATGACAGCAGACTCGACGTGGAAACGAACATCCGCGTGCGTAGCTAACGTGGCACGTCTCTGGCACTTTCGTATTAACGGGAGAACTAATGGCAATGTGACTAAAATAAAACGTTTTCGACTGTTGAGAAATCCACGTTTCATTTCCTGCGTAACTCCGCTCGATGTTGCACGCCGCCTTTCGAAACTACCGACCTACACGTTATTCGCGAGTTCAACGTGTGTAAGACTTAAGATTCGAACTAATTGCTCTACCATTGCGGATACGTTTTTCTTTAAAATTTGATCGAAAACAAGGGgacaaatttttatttcttcttccACTGTTCCATCCTTTGTTAAGTTATTATTTACATGCAATTAGGCGATAGTTCGTTACAAACCGCACAAGTGCAATTAAACGTCTCTTTTATAACACACAGACGAGAGAAACATTCAAGGTCAGGATTGGAGAACAGTACGAAGATTATTCTCGATAAACGAGCATAGAGCTGGTAAAACCATCCATCCTTTGACTAAAATCGAACACTTGATTATCTGATCGTGTAGCCGAGCACGTCAATGCCTGCGAGCATAATTCGTCGGCGATTAAATGTACGTGTTCGTTAATATGAAAGTACCGTTGCCCTTTTCCCCGTTTGGAGCGATTAAGTACGCCGATTACCATCCCTCGCGTGCCACCAGCGGTGGCGCGTGGCCATTAATCGAGAACGACGTGCAATTAAAACCACCAGCCAGGAACGCGAACATATTGTTATCACTGCCCTCCAAACTATCTCTCTATCTGCATATCCTTCGGTGTACCGACGACTAACACTTATGTTAAAACTATAATTAACTTCTGATAAGATATCTTTACCAAGCGAGATGTTACTCTAAGACTAAACCATGGGTCCTCGAACTTAAGCGTGTCGCGGATACCAAAACTGAACCGTTTGAAGCGTAAGCGCGTCAACGAAGAGAGCATGCGAGATGAAGCACGGAGATAGAGGGAAGAGAATAATTAACGAATGAATGAGACGAGTATCGTGCGTGCATGAACGTATGTGTGCGCGAGAAAGAGGAAGAATGAGGGAGAGAAAGATGGTCGCTGAAGAAGATTGGAGTAACAGATGATCGCGAACCGAAAAGTCGTTAGTACGATACTACAGATATTAAATAGAGGaaagaataaaaagaaaaacgaaaaaaaaacacCAGTAAGCTCACACACAAGCGTATCTAGAGTCGCTATAGCTAGATggaattatattttacaattgtACAGTAACTGATATTACGTACGGGCGAGCTGAACCGATTTAATTAATCCCTAGATAGTGAAAAGTGAGAACTCTGTCGGTGAAGTTGGTCAGAAACCGAACGTGAACTTAAGAGAGCGGAGGACCGGCGTTCGCAGCGAAGTTCCCGGGAGACTCAACGATCGACAGCGGTCGCGGAATATTTTTTTGTTCTTCAACAAGCTGACGCTACCCTCCCACCACGATTTTTACACGTATACATGTATACTATtcgatgtgtgtgtgtgtatgtacagtaGGATTCGAAGGATTCGCGTAATAAATTATGTGTCGCGTGCACACGATCGATCCTCCTCGGACAGGAAAGGGTATACACACGCGTAACAAGTCGTACGCGTCTGTTCAAGCGCGTACCGCCATCGTCTCACCTCGAAACGAGAGAGACCATTGACGGTTCCAACGCTTCGTTCTCGACGAGGTCGTTGGACAACCCTTTCATTTCTCGGGTACTTAACGAGCGAAACGCGAACGAGCTGCGCGATAGAGATACGAGCTGTAGCTGTAAAACGATGCATTTAGATTTTTTACACGTTAGCGCGATGCCCCTTGCGCCGTTCCGTTGGCGACCTCGACTTGCGAGATCGTCGACGATCGAACGCGGCCGATTTGCAGATTCTTCCATTCCTTCCTTTCGCTGTAGCGTTCTGcgtatgttttttttttccttttttttttttaggtatAGGAAACGAACGAAGCGGACGCAAGTAAAGTTACGAGCGAGAATGAGGAACACTCGTCGGCCATACACGCTTCCGGAAGTTATCGAACGCAGCGTACAACACGAATCACACAGATACCGATACATGTACACGTACACGTTTCAGTTGTGTGGCAACGCGCGCAGACAGATTGCAAAGTCTCTTGGAAAATCGGAGATGTTGTACATATATAGAGATAAATGCCGTAACTACGAAATTATATGAATAAAGTATTGAAAATGTGTACAATCCTGCCTGTATACCATTCCGTAAGAGCTGTCTAGAGGATCGGTGGAATAGAGTTGACACGTTGACGATCGCTCTGAATTCGATCACCAACGACGGAAGGCAATCTTTTCTTTTTATCCCTATCGCAAAAACTTCTTCATTCACTAAACTTTCTGCTGATATAATCCGTTTTCTTATTCCGTCGCACGTAAGCAAAGAAATTTTGTGTGAAATGAAAACTGCAGGTGAACTGTATATGCGTTCATCACGCTTGAAGGGTTCGTTTCATTTTGAATCCTAAACGCAGCTTAATTGCAGAATTTTAGAgcactgctgattaaataaagaaattctttaattttcattgagtGGAAAGAGTCGGATGAATTGTATCtcgcgctttagaggtaagagagagaaagatatatatgaaagctatagaaaagagtgagacagatgttacctacccttctgaagaacccctggcgccatctctgtgaaaagtgctcaaactggtcgctcagcgttatcgacagcgaagtgaactactgaagactagtagcgccatctcttggagcaGCGCTGAAACaaggtcggtaattagtttcgcTTTTTTctccagagatggcgctagtagtcttcagtagttcacttcgctgtcgataatgctgagcgaccagtttgagcactttttacagagatagcGCCAGGGGTCCTAGAAGAGGGTctctatcatctgtctcactctttcttatagccttcctatatatctttctctctcttacctccaagGCAGAAGATATAACTTATTTTACTCTTttcattcaatgaaaattaaagggTTTCATACATAGTAAATGTCAATTACCAATAAGTATAAAGGAAATAGTAGATAAGGAGTGGTCTCTGGAAATATttataattagtatatatatttcatATACTTATCTTTGTCAAATATGTCAAACACGTTAGATCACTACATTTTGCTGGAAATGACTGCGTGGTGCAGCACTTGCCCTAAGGGATAACGAAATTCCAAGTATGAGGACCGCTATTTCCTCTCTGACATAttgaatttaattttttaatacaaATCGCACGTTATTAATTGTTCGAATGAACAAAATGTGACGTGTAAAGATTATTACATGCATAAAATATTTCGCATTCCGTGTACCAATTTAAACAAGTGTACGCAATGTTGAATGCACCTTTAGCAACTAATATACTTGATAAGATTATGTTTACTGAGGAGCGGTAAAAAATAGATGATGGAAACATGTTGCAATAACAAATGATACTTTTCGATTTAAGAAAaaggaacatcgaaatgagaaatCATCAAATAATATTTGCTTATATTAATTATCTTCAGTAACGTAACGAATAAGCATTTTCAAACCGTCAGCAGAATCTCAGAGTGTAGGTTAACTACTGTAACTGAAACAAGAAAAAGTTCACTGTAAACTGTTCACTGAAATTTGTTTCAATTATTGAAATAGATAATATTTTGAGTCGTGTGATATCTTGTAATTAAGTAAAATAATTGTATCGTTTTCTATCGCATAGGGAAATGCCGGATATTAAGGTCACTCCTTTAGGAGCAGGGCAAGATGTTGGAAGAAGCTGTATTCTTGTCTCGATGGGTGGGAAAAATATTATGTTGGATTGTGGCATGCATATGGGCTTCAATGATGAAAGACGATTCCCAGATTTTTCGTACATAGTCCCAGAAGGACCTGCAACTACATACATAGATTGTGTGATcatctcgcactttcatttagATCATTGCGGGGCTCTGCCATATTTCACAGAAATGGTAATACAAAACATATTAATTATGCATCATCAGTGGCTAATGAAAAGGGCCCTAAGTTCATAAGATTAGAAAAGGTTTCAACAAATAGAATTTTATAGGCCTTGGAATGTCTCAGGAATGAAATGTATTTTTTTCTTGACAAATGATATCACTTGTAGGTAGGTTACACTGGCCcaatttacatgacacatccaaCAAAAGCTATCGCACCAATTTTACTTGAAGACATGAGGAAAGTTGCAGTGGAGCGCAAGGGAGAAAGTAATTTCTTCACGTCGCAAATGATAAAAGATTGTATGAAAAAAGTTATAGCTGTTACGTTGCATCAATCTGTGATGGTTGACTCGGAATTGGAAATAAAAGCATATTACGCTGGGCACGTACTAGGTGCTGCAATGTTTTCGATTCGTGTTGGTTCACAGTCAATTGTATATACTGGAGACTACAACATGACTCCTGATAGACACTTAGGTGCTGCATGGATAGATAAATGCAGACCAGATTTGTTGATATCTGAATCAACGTATGCAACAACTATTAGAGATTCTAAGAGATGCAGAGAAAGAGATTTCTTAAAGAAAGTACGTTCAAATGATTGGTAATATATATATGTTGAATTGTATGTAAGACTAATGCAAGTATCGTTTAGGTTCATGAATGTATAGATAGAGGTGGAAAAGTATTGATACCTGTATTCGCCCTTGGACGTGCACAAGAACTTTGTATACTGTTAGAAACATATTGGGAACGAATGAATTTGAAGGTTCCTGTATATTTTGCTTTAGGATTGACCGAAAAAGCTAATAATTATTACAAAATGTTTATTACTTGGACTaatcaaaaaataaaaaaaactttTGTACAAAGAAATATGTTCGAGTTTAAACACATAAAGCCATTCGATAAAGCATACATTGATAATCCTGGAGCCATGGTAGTGTTTGCAACACCAGGCATGTTGCATGCAGGATTGTCTTTACAGATTTTCAAAAAATGGGCACCAAACGAATCAAACATGGTTATCATGCCTGGATTTTGTGTCCAAGGTACCGTGGGACATAAAGTTTTAAATGGCTCTAGAAGAATCGAATTTGAAAATCGACAAATTGTGGAAGTTAAAATGGCAGTAGAATACATGTCGTTCTCTGCCCATGCCGATGCGAAAGGTATCATGCAATTAATACAATATTGTGAACCAAAAAATGTTATGCTTGTACATGGAGAATTTGCCAAGATGGAGttcttaaaagaaaaaataaaacaaGAATTTGGAACAAATTGTTATAATCCTGCGAATGGTGAGACCTGTGTTATCACAACCATTGCCAAAGTACCAGTAGATGCTTCTTTAGCGTTATTAAAAGCAGAAGCAAAAAGATATTCAGCTTTGCCTCCAGATCCGAAACGGCGAAGATTACttcatagtgttttaatgctacgagAAGATGGGGCGTGTCTCGTGGATGCGGATGAAGTAATTATTTTATTTCGTATTATGCTTTTATTTCCAATTTCGTTAATTACAATATTTTCAAAATCATGGTACAACCGAGAAAGAGACAATTCCGCCCTAAAAAAAATTACCTAAGGAtgtatattttaaatataattttacatGACAAAACACCTGCTTTTAGATTGTATCATGACTTTGAAAGTTGTATAGGTAATTAGAATATAACAAGTAacgaaataaatttttgttgagGTAACGAAAGCTGCAGGTATAACTAAACATGTGGTACGATTTACATCCACTGTTCAAGTGAGAGACCCTGGCCCGGCACATTCGACGACCTTAAAATTATTACAACCTCTGAAGGAAAGATTATCAGGTTGGACAGTTCAGTTGACAGAAGGATCGATATCTGTCGAATCTGTTTTAGTAAAAGTAGAAGGTGATGAAGATGATCAGAAAAGTGTGTACGTTTCATGGACAAATCAGGATGAAGATTTAGGTAGTTATATTTTAGGATTTTTACAAACCATGTTGAATTAATCAATTAGATCGCAGTTTTAATTTGATAATATAAAGTACAATAAACAGATACTTATTCCTAAATGTATTAGGAGGAAAACCCTAAGATAATCACTTAACTGTTATATAATAGATATTAAAAAGTTTGTATAAATTATGATACTTCTTTAAACTGTACAAATCATTTTTTACTAAATAATAGAAATACATCTATTTTGAAGTTGCatactaaaataaatataaaaataattatgtttgcaattatatgtatatatattttattattaaaactACACCGATTTCATAACTCTAAACAGCAATTAAGAGAAATCAATAGTAATAGGAAAAGATTATTCAACATGTTGAGCGTAGCAACATATTTTTAAATCATCGGAATCGGAGAGGAAGTAGCTGCTGTGCAGTTTCACTGAAATCGAAACTTAATAATATTAACAAAGTATAGCGTATGATTGAAGGAAAGCCGTTGTCCTGAAAttgaaattattataaaatgcGGAAAAATAACTTAAACCATCCATAATAGTtacaaattattattattattgaaattCGCATATTCTATGTAACGTGGAATAAAACAATAATCTTTTGCTTAATCATTTTCTACTTTTCTAAACGTAAAATATAAATAAGTACAGCGTAAGACACGCAAATTTGCAAATTAATTAAACAGTAATAGTTTGTGGAACAAATATTTAGTATATTGAGAATAGAGTATTATTGCCAGTTTAATATTTTGCAGTGTTAGATTATACGAAAAATTGTAACTGC encodes:
- the Ints11 gene encoding integrator complex subunit 11: MPDIKVTPLGAGQDVGRSCILVSMGGKNIMLDCGMHMGFNDERRFPDFSYIVPEGPATTYIDCVIISHFHLDHCGALPYFTEMVGYTGPIYMTHPTKAIAPILLEDMRKVAVERKGESNFFTSQMIKDCMKKVIAVTLHQSVMVDSELEIKAYYAGHVLGAAMFSIRVGSQSIVYTGDYNMTPDRHLGAAWIDKCRPDLLISESTYATTIRDSKRCRERDFLKKVHECIDRGGKVLIPVFALGRAQELCILLETYWERMNLKVPVYFALGLTEKANNYYKMFITWTNQKIKKTFVQRNMFEFKHIKPFDKAYIDNPGAMVVFATPGMLHAGLSLQIFKKWAPNESNMVIMPGFCVQGTVGHKVLNGSRRIEFENRQIVEVKMAVEYMSFSAHADAKGIMQLIQYCEPKNVMLVHGEFAKMEFLKEKIKQEFGTNCYNPANGETCVITTIAKVPVDASLALLKAEAKRYSALPPDPKRRRLLHSVLMLREDGACLVDADEVTKAAGITKHVVRFTSTVQVRDPGPAHSTTLKLLQPLKERLSGWTVQLTEGSISVESVLVKVEGDEDDQKSVYVSWTNQDEDLGSYILGFLQTMLN